From the genome of Helicobacter pylori, one region includes:
- the aroA gene encoding 3-phosphoshikimate 1-carboxyvinyltransferase, which yields MIELDINASDKSLSHRAVIFSLLAQKPCVVRNFLMGGDCLSSLEIAQNLGAKVENTAKNSFKITPPTTLKEPNKILNCNNSGTTMRLYSGLLSAQKGLFVLSGDNSLNSRPMKRIIEPLKAFGAKILGREDNHFAPLVILGSPLKACGYESPIASAQVKSAFILSALQAQGTSAYKESELSRNHTEIMLKSLGADIQNQDGVLMISPLEKPLEAFDFTIANDPSSAFFFALACAITPKSRLLLKNVLLNPTRIEAFEALKKMGASIEYAIQSKDLEIIGDIYIEHAPLKAITIEKNIASLIDEIPALSIAMLFAKGKSIIKNAKDLRSKESDRIKAIVSNFKALRIECEEFEDGFYIEGLEDITQFKQRFSQKKPPLIKSFNDHRIAMSFAILTLALPLEIDNLECTNISFPQFKHLLNLFKKRSLNGN from the coding sequence GGGAGGAGATTGTTTAAGCTCTTTAGAAATCGCTCAAAATTTAGGGGCTAAAGTAGAGAATACCGCCAAAAATTCTTTTAAAATCACGCCCCCAACGACTTTAAAAGAGCCTAACAAGATTTTAAATTGCAACAATTCTGGCACCACCATGCGTTTATACAGCGGGCTTTTAAGCGCTCAAAAAGGTCTTTTTGTTTTAAGCGGGGACAACTCCTTAAACTCACGCCCCATGAAAAGAATCATTGAGCCTTTAAAAGCTTTTGGGGCAAAGATTTTAGGCAGAGAAGATAACCATTTCGCCCCATTAGTGATCTTAGGGAGTCCTTTAAAAGCTTGCGGTTATGAAAGCCCTATCGCTTCAGCTCAAGTCAAAAGCGCTTTCATTTTAAGCGCCTTACAAGCTCAAGGCACAAGTGCCTATAAAGAAAGTGAGCTTAGCCGCAACCACACAGAAATCATGCTTAAAAGTTTGGGAGCTGATATTCAAAATCAAGACGGCGTTTTAATGATTTCACCCCTAGAAAAACCCCTAGAAGCCTTTGATTTTACAATAGCCAACGATCCATCTAGCGCGTTTTTTTTCGCTCTCGCTTGCGCGATTACGCCAAAAAGCCGCCTTCTTTTAAAAAATGTCCTGCTCAACCCCACTCGCATAGAAGCTTTTGAAGCGTTGAAAAAAATGGGCGCTTCCATAGAGTATGCGATTCAATCCAAAGATTTAGAAATTATTGGCGATATTTATATAGAGCATGCCCCTTTAAAAGCCATCACGATAGAGAAAAATATCGCTAGTCTGATTGATGAAATCCCTGCTTTAAGTATCGCTATGCTTTTTGCAAAAGGCAAAAGCATAATCAAAAACGCTAAAGATTTACGATCTAAAGAAAGCGATAGGATTAAAGCGATTGTTTCTAATTTCAAAGCTTTAAGGATTGAGTGCGAAGAGTTTGAAGACGGGTTTTACATAGAGGGATTAGAAGATATAACTCAATTCAAACAGCGCTTTTCTCAAAAAAAACCCCCCCTTATCAAAAGCTTTAACGATCATAGGATTGCGATGAGTTTCGCTATTTTAACTTTAGCATTGCCTTTAGAAATTGATAATTTAGAATGCACAAACATTTCTTTCCCACAATTCAAACACTTACTCAATCTATTCAAAAAAAGGAGTCTTAATGGAAATTAA
- a CDS encoding 4-hydroxy-3-methylbut-2-enyl diphosphate reductase — MEIKMAKDYGFCFGVKRAIQIAEKNQNSLIFGSLIHNAKEINRLEKNFNVKIEEDPKKIPKNKSVIIRTHGIPKQDLEYLKNKGVKITDATCPYVIKPQQIVESMSKEGYQIVLFGDINHPEVKGVISYATNQALVINSLEELQEKKLQRKVALVSQTTKQTPKLLQIASYLVERCTEVRIFNTICNATSYNQKAALDLSKEVDIMIVVGGKTSSNTKQLLSIAKQHCEDSYLVEDENELELAWFKDKKLCGITAGASTPDWIIENVKQKISTI, encoded by the coding sequence ATGGAAATTAAAATGGCTAAGGATTATGGTTTTTGTTTTGGCGTCAAAAGAGCGATACAAATCGCTGAAAAAAATCAAAACAGCTTGATTTTTGGCTCGCTCATTCATAACGCTAAAGAAATCAATCGTTTGGAAAAAAACTTCAATGTGAAAATTGAAGAAGACCCTAAAAAAATCCCTAAAAATAAGAGCGTGATCATAAGAACCCATGGCATTCCTAAGCAGGATTTAGAATACTTGAAAAATAAGGGGGTCAAAATCACTGATGCGACTTGCCCGTATGTGATCAAACCTCAACAAATCGTGGAATCCATGAGTAAAGAAGGGTATCAAATCGTGCTTTTTGGGGATATTAACCACCCTGAAGTCAAGGGCGTGATCAGCTATGCCACTAACCAAGCTTTAGTCATCAATTCTTTAGAAGAATTGCAAGAAAAAAAGCTCCAACGAAAAGTGGCTTTAGTCTCTCAAACCACCAAACAAACCCCAAAACTCTTGCAAATCGCTTCTTATTTGGTGGAAAGATGCACTGAAGTGCGTATTTTTAACACGATTTGTAACGCTACTTCCTACAACCAAAAAGCCGCTTTGGATTTGAGTAAGGAAGTGGATATTATGATAGTCGTGGGCGGTAAAACTTCTTCAAACACCAAACAGCTCTTAAGCATCGCCAAACAGCATTGCGAAGACAGCTACTTGGTAGAAGATGAAAACGAATTAGAGTTAGCGTGGTTTAAGGATAAAAAATTATGCGGGATTACCGCTGGGGCTTCCACACCAGATTGGATTATAGAAAATGTCAAGCAAAAAATCAGCACGATTTAA